In Paenibacillus sp. 1781tsa1, one DNA window encodes the following:
- a CDS encoding 2-hydroxymuconate tautomerase family protein, which produces MPFITVKVLEGKSVEQKRQLIERMTQVACETLDVDPSKVFIFIEDLEKDNYGKNGKLFSDLDNK; this is translated from the coding sequence ATGCCATTTATCACGGTTAAGGTACTGGAAGGCAAGTCGGTTGAGCAGAAACGTCAGTTGATTGAACGTATGACTCAGGTGGCTTGTGAGACACTGGATGTTGATCCGAGCAAAGTCTTTATCTTCATTGAGGATTTGGAGAAAGACAATTACGGCAAGAATGGAAAACTGTTTTCGGATTTGGACAATAAGTAA
- a CDS encoding sodium:alanine symporter family protein, with translation MEQTIQDIVVIFNDFLWSKVLIILLVVCGIYFTTKTRFMQFRMIGDMVKVLLEPKSKEPGKISPFQAFCISMAARVGTGNITGIALAIALGGPGAVFWMWVIAIIGSASSFVESTLAQIYKVKDKGGFRGGPAYYMERGLGKRWMGILFAILITLSFGLVFNAVQSNTITVAFQNSFGTDRLTVGIIMAVVFAGIIMGGVKRIAKASEYIVVVLAVLYIGVAAFVVLANITQLPAMIALIVKNAFGIEQVAGGTLGAALMNGVKRGLFSNEAGMGSAPNAAATADTTHPVKQGLIQAFGVLTDTLVICTSTAMIILLSGVYKGSSLGGIELTQAALSVHIGSWASGFLAVMVFLFAFSTLIGNYYYGETNIEFIKSNKVWLWVYRICVIAMVVFGAVAKVQLVWDLADLFMGLMVVVNLIAILLLSKVTFEALKDYKKQKAEGRDPVFTRDRIHIPGEVECWQSEEEVIGDKSIHVAN, from the coding sequence ATGGAGCAAACAATACAAGATATTGTCGTCATTTTCAATGATTTTCTATGGTCCAAAGTGTTAATTATACTATTGGTAGTATGTGGGATATACTTCACCACCAAGACCCGATTCATGCAATTCCGCATGATTGGAGATATGGTGAAGGTGCTTCTAGAGCCGAAAAGCAAGGAACCAGGCAAAATTTCACCTTTTCAGGCGTTCTGTATCAGTATGGCGGCCCGTGTAGGTACAGGGAATATTACGGGTATTGCACTGGCCATCGCACTGGGAGGACCAGGAGCTGTATTCTGGATGTGGGTTATTGCGATTATTGGTTCTGCCTCCAGTTTTGTGGAGAGCACGCTGGCTCAGATCTATAAAGTGAAGGATAAGGGCGGATTCCGCGGGGGTCCGGCGTATTATATGGAGCGTGGGCTAGGCAAGCGCTGGATGGGAATTTTATTCGCCATTCTCATTACGCTTTCATTCGGTTTGGTCTTTAATGCGGTGCAATCGAACACGATTACCGTTGCATTCCAAAACTCATTTGGTACGGATCGGTTAACGGTAGGGATCATTATGGCCGTGGTATTTGCAGGAATTATTATGGGCGGTGTCAAACGTATCGCAAAAGCATCGGAATACATCGTGGTTGTACTGGCCGTATTGTACATTGGGGTGGCGGCTTTTGTGGTGCTGGCGAACATTACCCAGCTTCCGGCCATGATTGCGTTGATCGTCAAAAATGCCTTCGGCATTGAACAGGTAGCTGGTGGAACGTTGGGCGCTGCACTGATGAACGGTGTAAAACGCGGATTGTTCTCCAATGAGGCGGGCATGGGTAGTGCCCCGAATGCTGCTGCAACGGCGGATACAACACATCCGGTGAAACAGGGACTTATTCAGGCGTTTGGCGTGCTGACAGATACGTTGGTGATATGTACAAGCACAGCCATGATTATTTTGCTATCAGGAGTGTACAAAGGCTCCAGTCTGGGTGGCATTGAGTTAACTCAGGCTGCATTAAGTGTCCATATTGGTTCATGGGCATCGGGATTCCTGGCGGTTATGGTGTTCCTGTTTGCCTTCAGTACACTAATCGGAAATTATTACTACGGGGAAACCAACATTGAGTTTATCAAATCCAACAAAGTTTGGCTGTGGGTATACCGCATTTGCGTCATCGCGATGGTGGTGTTTGGTGCAGTTGCCAAAGTTCAGCTAGTGTGGGATTTGGCTGACCTGTTCATGGGGCTGATGGTGGTGGTTAACCTGATTGCCATCTTGCTGCTGTCCAAGGTCACCTTTGAAGCATTGAAGGACTACAAGAAACAGAAGGCTGAAGGACGTGATCCCGTCTTTACGCGTGACCGGATTCATATTCCGGGTGAAGTGGAGTGCTGGCAGTCGGAAGAAGAAGTTATTGGAGATAAATCAATACATGTAGCCAATTAA
- a CDS encoding aspartyl-phosphate phosphatase Spo0E family protein has product MVMSLDLKNKIEKARRNLYVLVEHNKGGLGHPDVIRQSMALDELINEYNRISRNHSRA; this is encoded by the coding sequence ATGGTTATGAGTTTGGATTTGAAAAATAAAATAGAGAAGGCTAGACGTAACCTTTATGTGCTGGTAGAGCATAACAAGGGTGGGCTCGGGCATCCTGATGTGATTCGGCAGTCTATGGCATTGGACGAATTGATTAATGAGTATAACCGAATTAGCCGAAACCATTCACGGGCTTGA
- a CDS encoding methyl-accepting chemotaxis protein, whose translation MNVVDALLKVMPYISKILREPASLTVYDHEKVLEVITTDKFDLGFEKGMALLDSFQNFSVLKNGREASLSTIPKEVYGIELDTLNIPIFDDKQNVVAVFCVSYDQSNQNQLEDIIQENQTINGNLVDMVQHVAAHAEELQATSEQILQNTRLAVQNSSQINKVAGFIREISEQTNLLGLNAAIEAARVGEAGAGFGVVASEVRKLSVDAKQATSDIDTSLRDVQQVIKQMEVEVSQIAASSQEQATLVASFTDVIEQLNETGERMKVLSEQLISYSVNK comes from the coding sequence ATGAACGTTGTAGATGCCCTGCTTAAAGTAATGCCTTATATCAGCAAGATCCTTAGAGAACCAGCCAGTTTAACTGTATATGATCACGAAAAGGTGTTGGAGGTTATTACTACCGACAAGTTTGACCTTGGTTTTGAAAAAGGAATGGCGCTCTTGGACTCATTCCAGAACTTTTCCGTCTTGAAAAACGGAAGAGAAGCCAGTCTTTCCACGATTCCCAAGGAGGTTTACGGTATTGAACTCGATACCCTGAACATTCCGATCTTTGATGATAAGCAAAATGTTGTTGCTGTTTTCTGTGTATCTTACGACCAATCCAATCAGAACCAGCTTGAAGACATTATACAAGAAAATCAAACCATCAATGGAAACCTCGTTGATATGGTGCAGCATGTCGCCGCTCATGCCGAAGAATTGCAAGCAACCAGTGAACAGATCTTGCAGAACACAAGACTTGCTGTTCAGAACTCTTCCCAAATCAACAAGGTAGCCGGATTCATTCGTGAAATCTCCGAACAAACCAATTTGCTTGGCCTGAATGCCGCTATTGAAGCTGCTCGTGTTGGTGAAGCTGGTGCCGGCTTCGGCGTGGTGGCTTCGGAAGTACGCAAACTCTCTGTGGATGCCAAACAGGCTACAAGTGATATCGATACCAGCCTGAGAGATGTACAACAGGTTATCAAACAGATGGAAGTTGAAGTCTCCCAGATTGCTGCCTCTTCACAGGAACAAGCAACGCTTGTCGCATCCTTTACGGATGTGATTGAGCAGCTTAATGAAACAGGCGAGCGAATGAAAGTTCTGTCAGAGCAACTGATCAGCTATTCGGTTAATAAATAA
- a CDS encoding SRPBCC domain-containing protein — protein MRVESSSSALPDIREELVLHAPVEKVWEMVSTAQGLEAWFMPGNLEPVEGHEFILEAGPFGQSPCQVTEVLPLHKLSFRWGKDWTLTFQLNEQPEGTDFTLIHSGWDADKLTEFGQAHAMVRERMEQGWAGIVQKLAQVVK, from the coding sequence ATACGAGTGGAATCATCATCAAGCGCATTACCGGATATCCGGGAGGAACTTGTGCTCCATGCACCTGTAGAGAAGGTGTGGGAGATGGTCTCGACCGCGCAAGGACTGGAGGCTTGGTTCATGCCAGGCAATTTGGAACCCGTGGAAGGGCACGAGTTTATATTGGAAGCAGGCCCCTTCGGTCAATCACCATGTCAGGTGACGGAAGTTCTACCGTTGCACAAGCTGTCATTCCGCTGGGGTAAGGACTGGACGTTGACGTTCCAACTGAATGAACAGCCGGAAGGTACGGATTTCACACTGATTCACAGCGGCTGGGATGCGGATAAACTAACCGAGTTTGGACAAGCACATGCCATGGTGCGGGAACGTATGGAACAAGGATGGGCCGGAATTGTTCAGAAGCTTGCCCAAGTTGTTAAATAA
- the pepT gene encoding peptidase T — protein sequence MKDILIQRLSTYVQMDTQSDENSETCPSTPGQLALGKLLVEECTFIGLQDVTMDENGYVMATLPSNTDKDVPVIGFLAHLDTATDFTGKNVKPQVIDNYDGADIVLNSELDVVLSNKDFPELHEYKGHTLITTDGTTLLGADNKAGIAEIMTAMAYLIEHPEVKHGKIRVAFTPDEEIGRGPHKFDVATFGAKYAYTVDGGPLGELEYESFNAAAAKITVRGTNVHPGTAKDKMVNSLKIAMELNRRLPVEEAPEFTDGYDGFYHLLSLEGDVELTKMSYIIRDFNREKFEERKTNLVHIANELKTKYGERSITVELNDQYYNMREKIEPVRQIVDIAHEAMTRLDIEPVIRPIRGGTDGSQLSYMGMPTPNIFTGGENYHGKFEYVSVDNMVKATHVIVEIAQLFEQRGDI from the coding sequence ATGAAAGATATATTAATTCAAAGACTAAGTACTTATGTTCAGATGGATACCCAATCCGATGAGAATAGTGAGACCTGCCCCTCCACACCCGGCCAACTGGCCTTGGGCAAACTGCTCGTTGAAGAATGCACCTTCATTGGTCTACAAGATGTGACGATGGATGAGAATGGTTATGTCATGGCTACCCTGCCATCCAATACCGACAAGGATGTTCCCGTCATTGGTTTCCTGGCTCACCTCGATACAGCGACCGACTTTACTGGCAAAAATGTTAAACCACAGGTTATCGATAACTACGACGGTGCTGACATTGTGCTGAACTCGGAACTGGATGTAGTGCTGTCCAACAAGGATTTCCCGGAACTGCACGAGTATAAAGGCCACACCTTGATCACAACCGACGGGACAACGTTGCTTGGTGCAGATAATAAGGCAGGCATTGCCGAGATTATGACCGCGATGGCCTATCTGATTGAGCACCCGGAAGTGAAACACGGTAAGATTCGGGTTGCTTTTACCCCGGATGAAGAGATTGGCCGTGGACCGCACAAATTCGACGTAGCTACTTTTGGAGCCAAATATGCGTACACGGTTGATGGTGGACCGCTTGGCGAGCTGGAATACGAGAGCTTTAATGCAGCAGCAGCCAAAATTACCGTACGAGGCACCAATGTACATCCCGGAACAGCGAAGGATAAGATGGTGAACTCTCTGAAAATTGCGATGGAATTGAATCGACGCCTGCCTGTGGAGGAAGCTCCTGAATTCACGGACGGTTATGATGGTTTCTACCATCTGTTGTCTCTGGAGGGTGACGTTGAACTGACTAAGATGAGTTACATCATCCGTGATTTCAACCGGGAGAAGTTTGAAGAGCGCAAAACAAATCTGGTCCATATCGCGAACGAACTGAAGACCAAGTATGGAGAGAGAAGCATTACGGTTGAATTGAATGACCAGTACTATAACATGCGCGAGAAAATTGAACCTGTACGCCAGATCGTCGACATTGCTCATGAAGCCATGACCCGACTGGATATCGAACCTGTTATTCGTCCCATCCGGGGAGGGACAGATGGTTCCCAGCTATCCTATATGGGCATGCCAACACCAAATATCTTTACTGGCGGTGAGAACTACCATGGCAAATTCGAATATGTATCGGTAGACAATATGGTGAAGGCAACTCATGTCATTGTAGAGATCGCTCAATTGTTCGAGCAACGCGGAGATATCTAA
- a CDS encoding acetate uptake transporter, with amino-acid sequence MQTDSQTKVKIVNADPSAMGLFGLAIVTLVASSQKLGITDGLSYAIPWAIFLGAFAQLFACIQDSKRNNTFGTTAFGAYAFFWFAMAANWMIKMGVFGSTLAEQTDGKQLGFAFAGYLVFTLFMTIGAIEANKVLLIIFILIDFLFLGLTFDAFGVAPHIFHTIAAYAEMAIGIVSLYGTGASVLNAHFGYAFLPIGKPSGIFKPKA; translated from the coding sequence ATGCAGACCGATTCACAGACTAAAGTCAAAATTGTTAACGCCGATCCCAGCGCAATGGGATTATTTGGGTTGGCTATCGTAACCCTGGTCGCTTCTTCCCAAAAGCTTGGCATTACGGATGGACTTAGCTACGCTATTCCGTGGGCGATCTTCCTGGGCGCCTTTGCCCAGTTATTTGCATGCATCCAAGATTCCAAACGTAACAATACCTTCGGCACAACAGCTTTTGGTGCGTACGCATTCTTCTGGTTCGCCATGGCGGCCAACTGGATGATCAAAATGGGCGTATTTGGCTCCACGCTTGCGGAACAGACCGATGGCAAGCAGCTCGGATTTGCTTTTGCCGGATACCTTGTATTTACCCTGTTCATGACAATTGGTGCGATTGAAGCCAATAAAGTATTGCTGATCATCTTCATTCTGATCGACTTTCTGTTCCTTGGCTTGACGTTTGACGCCTTCGGCGTAGCACCTCACATCTTCCACACCATTGCAGCATACGCTGAAATGGCGATCGGAATTGTGTCCCTGTATGGTACAGGTGCTTCAGTACTGAACGCTCACTTCGGGTATGCGTTCTTGCCGATCGGCAAACCGTCCGGCATTTTCAAGCCCAAGGCTTAA
- a CDS encoding anthranilate phosphoribosyltransferase: protein MDMSQILREVGRGKRGSRDLNYTEALTVAEKILKQEVSPAQTAAFLMAERMKMENVEELEAFVHACRNSAERFSVFQDGLDCAGPYDGRTKSFMATFPVAFLLAAAGLPVTLHGSDPLPPKWGVTLSVLLKEAGIDTGKMDREDARGAALRSGVMYVSSEEWCEPLRKLRPLREELGFRTVFNTAEKLIDYNHSPYLVFGVFHNTFLDRIAKLLTRFNYRRAYVVQGMEGSEDLYIDRPTRVYTVEDGDMKLELVDPAAYELDMPVPELVWTAAKQLEVAESVLSGDGHIAFVNQVLLNGGFRLYAAGRVNSIEEGIYTCQGLLESGAAYRIYQQWCVSMGGELPDNRAVSIYPASSR from the coding sequence ATGGATATGTCTCAGATACTCCGAGAGGTCGGACGTGGGAAACGAGGCTCGCGTGATCTGAATTATACAGAGGCACTGACCGTTGCAGAGAAAATCCTGAAACAGGAGGTTTCCCCTGCCCAGACGGCTGCCTTTCTCATGGCTGAACGAATGAAAATGGAAAACGTCGAGGAACTGGAAGCCTTTGTTCATGCATGCCGTAACAGTGCGGAACGTTTCTCCGTATTTCAGGACGGATTGGACTGTGCTGGTCCTTATGACGGGCGGACGAAGTCGTTCATGGCCACGTTTCCGGTTGCGTTTCTACTCGCGGCAGCCGGGTTGCCGGTGACGTTGCACGGGAGTGATCCTTTACCGCCCAAGTGGGGCGTTACGCTGTCGGTACTGTTGAAGGAAGCAGGAATAGATACCGGTAAGATGGATCGAGAAGATGCCCGAGGCGCTGCGCTCCGTTCAGGTGTCATGTACGTATCCTCCGAGGAGTGGTGTGAGCCTCTTCGCAAGCTTCGTCCTTTACGGGAAGAGCTAGGATTCCGCACGGTGTTTAACACAGCAGAGAAACTCATTGATTATAACCATTCACCGTATCTGGTGTTCGGTGTGTTTCATAATACCTTTTTGGATCGGATTGCGAAGCTGCTCACCCGGTTTAACTATCGCCGTGCTTATGTGGTACAGGGGATGGAAGGTTCTGAGGATCTGTATATTGATCGGCCAACCCGCGTATACACCGTGGAAGACGGTGATATGAAGCTGGAACTGGTTGATCCTGCAGCCTATGAACTGGATATGCCTGTGCCGGAACTGGTCTGGACGGCTGCGAAGCAGCTTGAAGTGGCGGAAAGTGTTCTAAGTGGTGATGGTCATATCGCTTTTGTGAATCAGGTTTTGTTAAATGGGGGATTCCGCTTGTACGCAGCGGGGCGTGTCAATTCCATCGAAGAGGGCATATACACTTGTCAGGGGTTGCTGGAGAGTGGTGCAGCGTATCGCATCTATCAACAGTGGTGTGTCTCCATGGGTGGCGAACTGCCGGATAACAGAGCGGTGTCCATCTATCCGGCATCGTCCAGGTAG
- a CDS encoding NADH:flavin oxidoreductase/NADH oxidase: MTEQLFSPYQFKSLQLNNRVVMAPMCQYSVTAKDGIPNDWHQVHYVSRAVGGTGLIVIEMTDVDPDGRITDNDLGIWSDEHVPAFTKLVDGIHAYGSKVAIQIAHAGRKAEDAAQPVAPSVVTFPGEKYKEPRALSTEEVEAMVQKFADGVRRAVQAGVDTIELHGAHGYLIHQFHSPLMNHREDVYGQDLSRFGVEVIRAVKKEMPADMPLIMRVSAVEYADGGYDIDHTISIARAYQDAGVDMFHISSGGEGPSGQRKPGNYPGYQVPFARRFREELNVPVIAVGMLEDAALAQAVIGNGDADLVAVGRGMLRDPYWANHAALELGVSKDQAAIAEQYSRGY, encoded by the coding sequence ATGACTGAGCAATTATTTTCGCCTTATCAATTCAAGAGCCTGCAATTAAATAACCGTGTCGTTATGGCACCGATGTGCCAATATTCTGTCACTGCGAAGGATGGTATTCCAAACGATTGGCATCAGGTTCACTATGTAAGCCGTGCGGTTGGAGGTACAGGACTCATCGTGATCGAGATGACCGATGTCGACCCGGATGGACGTATTACCGATAATGACTTGGGGATATGGTCAGATGAGCATGTACCTGCCTTCACCAAACTTGTAGACGGAATCCATGCCTACGGCTCCAAAGTAGCCATTCAGATCGCACATGCGGGACGAAAAGCAGAGGATGCAGCGCAGCCGGTTGCTCCTTCGGTAGTCACATTCCCGGGAGAAAAGTACAAGGAGCCGCGTGCGTTAAGTACGGAAGAGGTAGAAGCTATGGTGCAGAAGTTCGCAGACGGTGTTCGCCGCGCAGTACAGGCTGGAGTGGATACCATTGAGCTGCATGGCGCACACGGATACCTGATCCACCAGTTCCATTCCCCGCTGATGAATCATCGTGAGGATGTATATGGGCAGGATCTGTCCCGTTTCGGCGTTGAAGTCATTCGGGCAGTGAAAAAAGAAATGCCAGCAGACATGCCGCTGATTATGCGGGTTTCAGCTGTCGAATACGCGGATGGCGGGTATGACATCGACCATACGATCAGTATTGCTCGTGCCTACCAAGATGCAGGCGTGGACATGTTCCATATCAGTTCAGGTGGCGAAGGACCTTCCGGACAGCGGAAACCGGGGAACTATCCGGGGTATCAGGTACCATTTGCCCGTCGCTTCCGTGAAGAACTTAACGTTCCTGTCATCGCAGTGGGTATGCTGGAGGATGCAGCATTGGCTCAGGCGGTGATTGGAAACGGCGACGCGGATCTGGTTGCCGTGGGCAGAGGCATGCTGCGTGATCCGTACTGGGCGAACCATGCCGCTCTAGAACTGGGTGTCAGCAAGGATCAAGCTGCCATTGCAGAGCAATATTCTCGTGGATACTAA
- a CDS encoding Crp/Fnr family transcriptional regulator produces MKEIMDFGLVRQLARENGLDQVLDESALAELRLLEATKGEMICAKGERPERLYFLVQGKLKIYTTLPNGKSLLLRFSTPLSLVGDLELVNGKEAMNTVESVSKSLLLGISYRALQNTYAENPKFLHFMLSQVTHKLYTFSNLSSLNMLYPVESRFASYLLSTMGQGESSSEEIQTSKLTELADMLGTSYRHLNRVVQDLCNRNIICKVQRKLVICDLEQLRVIAGGNIYE; encoded by the coding sequence ATGAAAGAAATCATGGACTTTGGACTTGTACGGCAACTCGCCCGTGAGAATGGGTTGGATCAGGTGCTGGATGAGTCTGCACTCGCTGAGTTGCGACTACTTGAGGCTACGAAGGGCGAGATGATCTGTGCCAAAGGTGAGCGACCTGAGCGATTGTATTTTCTCGTGCAGGGCAAGCTCAAGATCTATACCACTCTGCCTAACGGAAAGTCTCTGTTGCTTCGTTTCAGTACACCACTTTCGCTCGTGGGAGATTTGGAACTGGTGAATGGCAAGGAGGCTATGAATACGGTTGAGTCTGTGAGCAAAAGCCTGCTGCTGGGTATCAGTTATCGCGCTCTCCAGAATACGTATGCAGAGAACCCTAAGTTTCTTCACTTTATGCTGAGTCAAGTTACGCACAAATTGTATACCTTTTCCAACTTGTCGAGTCTGAATATGTTATATCCAGTCGAGAGCAGATTTGCCAGCTATCTGTTGTCCACAATGGGCCAGGGCGAGTCCTCTTCGGAAGAGATCCAGACCTCCAAGCTCACCGAACTGGCCGATATGCTGGGTACCAGCTATAGACATCTTAATAGAGTCGTTCAAGATCTGTGTAATCGAAACATTATTTGCAAAGTGCAGCGAAAGCTCGTGATCTGTGATCTGGAACAGTTGCGTGTCATCGCAGGAGGCAATATATATGAGTGA
- a CDS encoding response regulator: MRYFIVDDDPGVRSMLMDIIEDEGLGDIAGEAEDGAHIHAELLELHKVDVLLIDLLMPQRDGIQTVRALEGRFEGKIVMISQIESKNMIGEAYSLGVEYYITKPINRLEILSVLRLVSERLRMQQSIADIQRTLQGLSGLHPNERTAAPVPDKTITTAGHFLLSEMGMIGEAGSRDLLDMLEYLEQVETDEHKLSPYTFPSLKDIFQNVAIRKLGENASLAEINKEIKASEQRVRRAIFQTLSHVVSLGLTDYTHPKFENYASKFFDFTEIRKKMLELQNNVEPSLSQTRINTKKFVQVLYLEAKRLLH, from the coding sequence ATGCGTTATTTTATCGTGGATGATGATCCTGGCGTTCGTTCCATGTTGATGGATATTATTGAAGATGAAGGGCTTGGCGATATTGCCGGGGAAGCTGAGGACGGAGCACATATTCACGCGGAACTGTTGGAACTGCATAAGGTGGATGTTCTTCTGATTGATCTGTTGATGCCACAACGAGACGGGATTCAGACCGTACGGGCGCTTGAAGGAAGGTTCGAGGGTAAGATCGTCATGATCTCCCAGATCGAGTCGAAAAATATGATCGGAGAAGCCTATTCGCTAGGCGTTGAATATTATATTACGAAGCCCATTAACCGATTGGAGATTCTATCTGTTCTGCGTCTGGTCAGCGAAAGGCTTCGGATGCAGCAATCCATCGCAGATATTCAGCGGACATTGCAGGGACTGTCCGGTTTGCACCCTAACGAGCGAACTGCGGCTCCGGTTCCCGACAAAACAATTACGACAGCAGGACATTTCCTGCTGTCCGAGATGGGCATGATCGGCGAAGCGGGCAGCAGGGATCTGCTGGACATGCTGGAATATCTGGAGCAGGTAGAGACCGATGAGCATAAGTTGTCTCCCTATACGTTCCCGTCCCTCAAAGACATCTTTCAGAACGTAGCGATACGCAAGCTGGGAGAGAACGCCTCACTCGCAGAGATTAACAAGGAGATCAAGGCATCGGAACAACGTGTTCGCAGAGCCATCTTCCAGACACTGAGCCATGTGGTGTCTCTGGGATTAACGGATTATACACATCCCAAGTTCGAGAACTATGCATCCAAATTTTTTGATTTCACCGAAATCCGCAAAAAAATGCTGGAACTGCAAAACAATGTGGAGCCTTCCTTGTCCCAGACACGCATTAATACGAAAAAGTTCGTACAGGTCCTATATCTGGAAGCCAAACGGTTGCTGCATTAG
- a CDS encoding class I SAM-dependent methyltransferase: MSFSYYGPLCTAVYDLTKPVGHSLGGDIEFYRHYLQGCKGRILEAMSGSGRVLIPLLEAGLKVDGIDYSTDMIESCRSRCTERALPMPELFVANLEKLDLPHRYETIIIPGGSLLLIQDREASINALRNLFQHLVPGGRLVFDLFLPDVTQPSSIETSTVPLPDGDTITVEVRTIEVNLLNQYKTNLIRYEQWHQGQLVATEMQQLTLRWYGIEELRLILEHIGFSDIKVYADFNPDQPPTQSNQKFVYEATRRA; encoded by the coding sequence ATGTCATTCAGTTATTACGGTCCATTATGCACCGCCGTTTATGATCTAACCAAACCCGTGGGACACTCCTTGGGAGGAGACATTGAATTCTATCGCCATTATCTTCAAGGCTGCAAAGGACGGATCCTTGAAGCCATGTCGGGATCAGGCCGAGTGCTCATTCCTTTGCTTGAAGCAGGCTTGAAGGTGGATGGAATTGATTATTCAACCGATATGATTGAATCTTGCCGTTCTCGTTGCACCGAGCGGGCATTACCTATGCCTGAGCTGTTTGTTGCCAATCTGGAGAAGCTCGACCTTCCGCACCGATACGAAACCATTATTATTCCTGGAGGTTCCTTGCTCCTCATTCAAGACAGAGAGGCTTCGATTAACGCATTGCGTAATCTATTTCAACATTTGGTACCTGGCGGCAGGCTCGTGTTTGATCTGTTTCTACCCGATGTGACACAGCCCTCTTCGATAGAAACATCAACCGTTCCATTACCCGATGGTGATACGATCACAGTAGAAGTCAGAACCATTGAAGTGAACCTTCTAAACCAATATAAAACAAATCTGATTCGCTACGAACAATGGCATCAGGGTCAACTTGTCGCTACAGAGATGCAACAACTCACGCTGCGTTGGTACGGCATAGAAGAGTTACGCCTGATTCTCGAACACATTGGTTTCTCTGATATTAAAGTGTACGCCGACTTTAACCCGGATCAGCCACCTACACAGTCGAATCAAAAATTCGTCTATGAAGCAACTCGAAGAGCATAA
- a CDS encoding acyl-CoA thioesterase: MEKKYVRETRCFKTARVFPTDVNNHNTLFGGKLMSYIDDIASIAASKLCRVNTVTASTDSVDFLYPINPTDSVTLESFASWTGRSSMEIFVKVIREDLKTGEKKIAATAFLTFVALDENNRKLIVPRIIPETEEEKKLYETAPDRAAMRKRRREESKKFADFLTVTYPWE; this comes from the coding sequence GTGGAGAAAAAGTATGTACGCGAAACGCGTTGTTTCAAGACGGCACGGGTGTTCCCAACCGATGTCAACAATCATAATACACTGTTTGGCGGGAAACTGATGTCCTACATCGATGATATTGCATCCATTGCCGCATCCAAGTTATGTCGGGTCAATACCGTAACAGCCTCAACCGACTCGGTCGATTTCCTGTACCCGATTAACCCAACGGATTCGGTTACGCTGGAATCGTTCGCTTCCTGGACCGGACGCAGTTCCATGGAGATTTTTGTGAAGGTGATTCGTGAGGATCTGAAGACCGGAGAGAAAAAAATTGCAGCGACGGCATTTCTGACCTTTGTGGCCTTGGACGAAAATAATCGCAAACTGATCGTACCCCGCATTATCCCGGAGACGGAAGAAGAGAAGAAACTATACGAGACCGCTCCGGATCGGGCGGCCATGCGGAAAAGGCGGCGGGAAGAGAGCAAGAAATTCGCTGACTTCCTGACCGTTACTTATCCTTGGGAATAA